A window of Terriglobia bacterium genomic DNA:
TCCGGTTCTCCAAGGGTACAAAGGTATCATCGTCCCGCGTATAGACAACCTGACTGCCCAGTTTTTCCTCGATGAGCTTTCCTAGCCGCAATGAAACGTCAAGGCAGAGGTCCTTCTCCGCCAGTCCTCCGGGGCCGATCGTTCCGTAGTCGTGGCCTCCGTGACCCGGATCGATCACGATCTTCCCGATCTTCAATCCCAAGGAACGCGTCAATGAAAGCTCGCCATCGGATTTCGGCTTGGCGGCGTGCGGGGCTGCCAGGGCGCTGGTGTCCGTCCCTTTTGCCTTTTCCTTGGGCAGAACGCTTCGGGGTTGAGCTTTTGTGGTGGGGAGGGGTTCGGGGGAGGCGGACTTGCTGGAGGTGGCTGTTTTCTCTGGAGTGACCGCCGGAATTTCTGTAGCAACATCTTCCGAGCGCCGAGTCGGCTCTTGTTTCTTCTGGTTCGAGGGGACGTCACCGGTCTTTGCCGGGGCAGGCGGCACTTTCTCGGCGGTAACGACAGGATTCTCCTTGGGGGTGCTGGCTCCGCGAACGTCGATGACCAGGCGGTACGGATCGTAGAGTGGGAAGACGGTGTAGTCCTGAATCCGGTCCAAATCGAGAACAATGCGTACGATGTTGGATTGGAACTGCCCGGCCCGTATTTCCTTCAAAAATCCGTCTTCAACGGGAAAGCTCTTGCCCGACAGGGTGGAGGTCAAGCGGGCTCCCCGGAGGTCGAAAAAGATCCGGTCAGGGTTTGCCAGCCGCCGTTGATCGAACTCCACTTCGCTATCCACGTCAATGACAATACGGGTGTAATTGGAGGTCGACCAGTGTCGAATATTGGAAACGCGCGGCAGGCGCGAGGAATCAACCGTTTTCGCTTGGGCTGGCTCCTCGGCAACATCAGCGTGCTTCGGCTGGGCGGCCTTCTCCGGCAATGCCGGTCTAGAGGATTTCGCCTCCAGTGCAATCTTTTGCTTCAGTTGGCGGACATTCTCGCGGGCCGCAACGACCTTGGGTCCCTGCTTGTACTTGTCAAGGTACCTTTGGAAAACCTTGAGCGCCGCGTCATTGTCTTCCAAATCATCCTGATAGATTAACCCGATTGTGAAAAGCGCATCCTTCACGAACTTGCTGAATGGATACTCCTTAAGCAAAAACTCATAATCCTGGATCGCTCTTCTGTAGTAATCGGGCTTTTTTAGATCTCCCCCCATCTGATTGTGCAATTCAGCCACTGCCAGGAGCGCATCATCGGCATAGGCTGAGACAGGGCTGATGTCATAAACCAGCTTGTAGGCGTACAGCACGCGCTCATAGTCGCCTAACTTCCTCGATGATATCGGCCGGCCATCGAGGCCCGCACGCAACTGCTCGGCCTTTTCGAAGGCCGCCTTGGCACGTTCTCGTCTATTGGCGTTCTCAGGGGAGGCTTGAAGGGTGGAAATTAGGCCGACACTGGCTACGGCCCCTAAAAGCACGGGGAAAAAGAGTTGCTTCAAACGTTGCTTACGGTCGCCAGAAAACTGCAATTCCGTCGAAGTTCATCTCCTTCAACAAGTTTCGGCTGATTATTGCACGGTCATATCGGTATTGCAATACCTCTTTCGAGCATTGTTCATTTTACCCCTCCCCCGATAAGACGGTTTCGGAGCGGGGAAGATCCATAAACTCCATGGATGCGCACGCTAATCGAAGACTTGAGTTGGTGAACAAAAGGTGAGAATCAAGGAGGGGAATGGGATGCGCGGTCGTCTATAAGGAGCCTGCGGCCCGGGGCATATGGTATCCGTCAAAAACCACTGAAGAGGCGGGTGGATCGACATTGGTAAATTTGAGTCTTCCTCCCACTAATGCCACGTAAGTGACCCGCTTGGTGGCATAATCGTAAAGGGGAATAGAGGAGGACCCGCCCAGGATGTCGCTGATTCGTTTCACGTAATCACGTGTTTCGCGGTATGGAGGGATCGCCTTGAGCTTCTGGACGATGTTCTCTCCGGCGTTATAAGCAGCAAGCGTGAGGTTGACATCGCCATTGAAGGTATCCAGAAGGAAGTTGAGGTATTGGATCCCGCCTTCCAGATTTTCCTCCGGATTGTACACATTCCGCACGCCAAACCGCCTGGCCGTGGCCGGCATGAGTTGCATCAGGCCCAGGGCACCCTTTCGGGAAAGGGCATGTGGATTGAAATTGGACTCCACTTTGATGACGGCGCGGACAAAATCAGGGCCCAGGTTGTATCTTCCAAGATTGTATTTCTCGACCAGAGTCGCAATCCGGTCGCTCAGTGGTTTGGAGGACTCTAACTCCCCTGAAGGGACTGGAAGTTTGATTTTCTTCCGGTTGGCCACGGTGGAAGAGCCGGACGCCCCACCGGAGGCGCCCCCCTTGGTGTTCGACACGACGTTGGTGAACACCCGCCTTCCATTTTCGTCGACGTAAGTGTAGATGCCTTCGGCCCGGTTCACCGCCGGCAAGGCCGCCATGAGAAAGAAGAGAAGTAGGTTAAAAATTCGTCGGCTCATGAGTCAGAACATCCCACTCGATTACGTAGACGTCATTGGGCGTCAAAAAGACGAACCCGAAATGCAGCTCCCCGGGCGCGTCCACGCGTCCCACTGAGAAAAATTCTATCCCGAAATTGTCACACCGATGTGACATGGCTCACAACATCCGCTCGAGGATGCCGGGGACCAGAGCCAATGCCTCGGCCAATTTCTCAGGATTCTTGCCGCCCGCTTCCGCGAGATCAGCCCGACCGCCTCCGCCGCCCTCTACCACTGCCGCAATCTCTTTTACGATCTTTCCGGCATTCAGTCGGGAGGTCAGGTCCTTGGTTATGGCCGTAATTAACGACACCTTTCCATCCGTTTTCATTCCCAGCACGACCACACCGGAGCCCAATTGGCTTCGGTATTCGTCTGCAAGCAACCGGAGATTAGCCTGGCTGACGTCGTTCACTTCTCGAACCAGGTAGGAGACATCTTTGATCTTCTTGGGCTCATTCGCGGGGCTGTGGACCGCAGACTCCCGGGTCCGAACGAGCTTTCGTTCCAGATCTTCGATCTTCTTGCGGAGCTGCGATTCCTGTTCGGAGAGCTTTTCTACCGCCTCGACTACCGCTCCGCGCGGGGCCCGCAGCGTTTCGGCGAGGTAGGAAAAATCCTGGAAGTACTTATAGAACTCCTCTACCGCTCTTTCCCCCGTGATCGCCTCAATCCGTCTTACCCCTGACGAGATGGACGATTCTGAAATAATCTTGAAAAGCCCGATGTCGCCGGTGCGGAGGACGTGGGTGCCACCACAAAGTTCCTTGCTGAAGCCGGGGACAGTCACCACTCGGACCTGACGACTGTACTTCTCACCGAAGAAGGCGAGCGCCCCGCTGCTCAAGGCGGAATCCAGTTCCATGACATCCTTTGAAACCGCTTTGTTTTCCCGAATCTGCTCGTTGACAAGCCGCTCGATTTCAGCGATCTCCTGATCGGAGAGAGGGGCATAATGCGTGAAGTCAAAACGCAGGCGATCCTCCGCCACCAGGGATCCGGCTTGTTTAACATGGGGGCCCAGGACCTCACGCAGGGCCGCGTGCATCAAGTGGGTGGCGGAGTGATTCAAAACGATCCGCTGGCGTCTCCGGGCATCGACGCGCGCCGCCACTCGATCACCCGGTTTGATCTCACCGCCTTCCACCCGGACCTTGTGGACAATCAGGCCTGTGAGCGGGGAGTAGGTGTCGAGCACCGCGATGCGGGCCTCCTCATTTTCGAGCATTCCACGGTCGCCGATCTGGCCGCCACTCTCGGCATAAAAGGGTGTCCGGTCCAGCACGATTTCACCTTCGTCGTGGAGTTTCAGGGATGGAACCTCGCGATCGCTCGAGAGCAGAGCGCGAATGGTGGCGGAAGGAAGATCTGTTCCGTCATAACCCGTAAACACGACCGCCCCCCGCTCAGCTACCTTCCGGTAAACCTCCTTCACCTGCTTCTTGTCAACGCCCTTCCAGCTTTCTCGAGCGCGCTCGCGCTGCCGTTCCAGTTCCTTCTTGAATCCTTCCCAGTCCACCGTAAATCCGCGTTGCTCGGCGATGTACTCGATCAGGTCTTCGCGCAATCCATAAGTATCATAGAGGCGGAATACTTCCTCTCCCGGGATGGGAACCAGGGCGACCGGAGACCCGGTCTGCTCGGCCTTTGCCACGGCGGCGATGTGTTGTTCCACGTGCGCCTCGAGAATCCTGTTAAATTCCCGGATCCCGACGGAGAGGGTCGTGGAGAACAAGATCTCCTCGGTTTTCACC
This region includes:
- a CDS encoding N-acetylmuramoyl-L-alanine amidase; this encodes MKQLFFPVLLGAVASVGLISTLQASPENANRRERAKAAFEKAEQLRAGLDGRPISSRKLGDYERVLYAYKLVYDISPVSAYADDALLAVAELHNQMGGDLKKPDYYRRAIQDYEFLLKEYPFSKFVKDALFTIGLIYQDDLEDNDAALKVFQRYLDKYKQGPKVVAARENVRQLKQKIALEAKSSRPALPEKAAQPKHADVAEEPAQAKTVDSSRLPRVSNIRHWSTSNYTRIVIDVDSEVEFDQRRLANPDRIFFDLRGARLTSTLSGKSFPVEDGFLKEIRAGQFQSNIVRIVLDLDRIQDYTVFPLYDPYRLVIDVRGASTPKENPVVTAEKVPPAPAKTGDVPSNQKKQEPTRRSEDVATEIPAVTPEKTATSSKSASPEPLPTTKAQPRSVLPKEKAKGTDTSALAAPHAAKPKSDGELSLTRSLGLKIGKIVIDPGHGGHDYGTIGPGGLAEKDLCLDVSLRLGKLIEEKLGSQVVYTRDDDTFVPLENRTALANQKQADLFISIHANSSRNRSASGVETFFLGIASSRDQETLDVVSRENAYSERSLHDLQDVIKKITLNEKVEESREFAGDVQKSIATQTAQWNRYARNRGVKKAHFIVLIGANMPSVLTEISFLSNPNDEKLLKKQDYRQKMAQALFGGIFNYVKTLSGIKVAKKIETEE
- a CDS encoding lytic transglycosylase domain-containing protein, whose amino-acid sequence is MNRAEGIYTYVDENGRRVFTNVVSNTKGGASGGASGSSTVANRKKIKLPVPSGELESSKPLSDRIATLVEKYNLGRYNLGPDFVRAVIKVESNFNPHALSRKGALGLMQLMPATARRFGVRNVYNPEENLEGGIQYLNFLLDTFNGDVNLTLAAYNAGENIVQKLKAIPPYRETRDYVKRISDILGGSSSIPLYDYATKRVTYVALVGGRLKFTNVDPPASSVVFDGYHMPRAAGSL
- the alaS gene encoding alanine--tRNA ligase translates to MTGHEIRTAFLKYFEKNGHKLVKSSPLLPANDPTLLFANAGMNQFKDAFLGNEKREYHRAASSQKCVRAGGKHNDLEEVGKTARHHTFFEMLGNFSFGDYFKEDAIFFAWDLMTREFQLEIDRLWFTVYTDDDEAFELWKRVGAPADRILRFGEKDNFWAMGETGPCGPCSEIHYYLGDLKADNRPEHVNGPGDTTIELWNLVFMQFNRAAGGQMAPLPKPSVDTGMGLERIAAVLQNVRSNYDCDLIRPIIEFIAGCAKKKYSYSSEEGVSMRVIADHARAAAFLITDGVFPGNDGRAYVLRKIMRRALWHGKKLGLELPFFYKITEFVSDLMEGPYPELADAKSIVTRTVKTEEILFSTTLSVGIREFNRILEAHVEQHIAAVAKAEQTGSPVALVPIPGEEVFRLYDTYGLREDLIEYIAEQRGFTVDWEGFKKELERQRERARESWKGVDKKQVKEVYRKVAERGAVVFTGYDGTDLPSATIRALLSSDREVPSLKLHDEGEIVLDRTPFYAESGGQIGDRGMLENEEARIAVLDTYSPLTGLIVHKVRVEGGEIKPGDRVAARVDARRRQRIVLNHSATHLMHAALREVLGPHVKQAGSLVAEDRLRFDFTHYAPLSDQEIAEIERLVNEQIRENKAVSKDVMELDSALSSGALAFFGEKYSRQVRVVTVPGFSKELCGGTHVLRTGDIGLFKIISESSISSGVRRIEAITGERAVEEFYKYFQDFSYLAETLRAPRGAVVEAVEKLSEQESQLRKKIEDLERKLVRTRESAVHSPANEPKKIKDVSYLVREVNDVSQANLRLLADEYRSQLGSGVVVLGMKTDGKVSLITAITKDLTSRLNAGKIVKEIAAVVEGGGGGRADLAEAGGKNPEKLAEALALVPGILERML